The sequence CATGCCGTACTTGTAATTGCGGCGGCGCAGACCATGCACCACCGTCGACGCACGAATCGCGCCGGTCGCGCCCAGCGGGTGGCCGAGAGCGATCGCGCCGCCGAGCGGGTTGATCTTCGACGGATCCAGCCCGAGGTCCTGAATCACCGCCAGCGATTGCGCGGCGAACGCTTCGTTCAGCTCGATCCAGTCGATGTCGTCGATCTTCAGGCCGGCGGCCTTCAGCGCGGCCGGAATCGCTTCCTTCGGACCGATACCCATGATTTCCGGCGGCACGCCGCGCACGGCGAAGCTGACGAAACGCGCGAGCGGCGTCAGGTTGAATTCCTTCAGCATCTTTTCCGACACGACGATCAACGCGCCCGCGCCGTCCGATGTCTGCGAGCTGTTGCCTGCCGTGACCGAACCCTTGTTCGCGAACACCGTGCGCAGCTTGGCGAGGCCTTCCAGCGTGGTTTCCGCACGCGGACCTTCGTCGAGCGACACTTCGCGCGTCTTCACCTTCACTTCGCCGGTGGCGAGATCGGGGAAACGCTCGGTGATCGTGTACGCGGCGATTTCGTCGTTGAACTCGCCGGATTGCTGCGCGGCGATCGCGCGGCGGTGCGATTCGACCGAGAACGCGTCTTGCGCTTCGCGGCTGATCTTCCAGCGTTCGGCGACTTTCTCTGCCGTCAGGCCCATGCCGTACGCAATGCCGAAGTCTTCGCTGCGATCGAAGATGTGCGGCGACATGGACGGCTTGTTGCCCATCATCGGCACCATGCTCATCGATTCGCAGCCGCCGGCGATCATCGCGTCGGATTCACCCACGCGGATGCGGTCCGCCGCCATAGCCAGCGCGGTCAGGCCCGACGCGCAGAAGCGGTTCACCGTGACGCCGCCGACCGAGTTCGGCAGGCCGGCCAGCAGTGCGCCCATGCGCGCGACGTTCAGGCCTTGTTCCGCTTCCGGAATCGCGCAGCCGATGATCGCGTCTTCAATCACTTTAGTGTCGAGGCCGGGCACTTGCGCCACGGCCGACCGGATGGCGTGCACCAGCAGTTCGTCCGGGCGCGTGTTCTTGAACATCCCGCGCGGCGCCTTGCCGATCGGCGTGCGGCTCGCGGCGACGATGTATGCGTCTTGCAATTGCTTTGACATTTTTAGCTCCATTGTCGGTGGGAGTTGGCGCTTTGGCGTCTGCTCCCACCCCATACACGTGTTTGCCGCTTAGTTACGAACCGGTTTGCCGGTTTGCAGCATGCCCATGATCCGTTCCTGCGTCTTCTGCGTGCCGAGCAGGTCGACAAACGCACGACGCTCGAGTTGCAGCAGCCATTCTTCGTCGACGAGGCTGCCGGCTTCGACGTCGCCGCCGCACACCGCTTCAGCGATGCGGCTCGCGATCAGGTAGTCGTGCTCGCTGATAAAGCGGCCGTCGCGCATATTGACGAGCGACGCCTTGATAGTCGCGATCGCCGAGCGGCCGGCCACCGGCACCTGCGTGACGCGCAGCGGCGGACGGTAACCCGCCACGGACAGCGCGCGCGCTTCCTTCTTCGCGATGTCGAGCAGCTCGAACACGTTGAAGACGATCGTGTCCGACGGCTTCAGGTAACCCATGGCGCGGGCGTCGAGCGCGGACGCCGAGACCTTTGCCATGGCCGCGTTTTCGAACGACTTCTGCACGAACTTCAGCAAGTCGTTGGTCGCGCCGGCTTGCGTCGCCGCTTCCGCTGCGCGCAACGCCGCTTCCTTCAGGCCGCCGCCGGCCGGCACGAGACCGACGCCGACTTCCACCAGACCGAAATAGCTTTCGATATGCGCAACCCGCTTCACGCTATGCAGCGCCAGCTCGCAACCGCCGCCAAGCGCAATGCCCGACACGGCCGAGATGACCGGCACGCTCGCGTACTTCACGCGCAGCATGCCTTGCTGGAATTTCTTGACGAACGGCTCGATGCCCTTCGCGCCGCCCATCATGAACGCGGGCATCGCTTCTTCGAGGTTGGCGCCGGCGGAGAACGGGCCACCCGGCGTGCCGAGCTTCAGCGACGTGGGCTGCCACACCACCAGACCCTTGTAGTCCTTCTCGGCGAGTTCGATAGCCTGCGTCAGACCGTCGATCACCGACGGTCCGATCGTGTTCATCTTGCTTTTGAACGACACGATCAACACGTCGTTCTCGCCGGCGCGGTCGTCGACCCAGGCACGCACGGCGTCCGTTTCGAACAGCGTCTTGCCGTAGGTCTTCGGATCGGCCGAGGTCTCGCCGACCAGCGGTGCACGGAACACCTGCTTGTCGTACACGCCCAGCGAGGAGCGCGGCACGAACGTCTGCGAAGCCGGCGACCACGAACCTTCGTTGGTATGCACGCCGCCCTTCTCAGCAACCGGACCTTCGAGCACCCACGACGGCAGCGGCACGTTCGACAGCGCCTTGCCCGCCGCGATGTCTTCCTGCACCCACTCGGCGACCTGCTTCCAGCCGGCCG is a genomic window of Paraburkholderia bryophila containing:
- a CDS encoding acetyl-CoA C-acyltransferase; this translates as MSKQLQDAYIVAASRTPIGKAPRGMFKNTRPDELLVHAIRSAVAQVPGLDTKVIEDAIIGCAIPEAEQGLNVARMGALLAGLPNSVGGVTVNRFCASGLTALAMAADRIRVGESDAMIAGGCESMSMVPMMGNKPSMSPHIFDRSEDFGIAYGMGLTAEKVAERWKISREAQDAFSVESHRRAIAAQQSGEFNDEIAAYTITERFPDLATGEVKVKTREVSLDEGPRAETTLEGLAKLRTVFANKGSVTAGNSSQTSDGAGALIVVSEKMLKEFNLTPLARFVSFAVRGVPPEIMGIGPKEAIPAALKAAGLKIDDIDWIELNEAFAAQSLAVIQDLGLDPSKINPLGGAIALGHPLGATGAIRASTVVHGLRRRNYKYGMVTMCVGTGMGAAGIIERL
- a CDS encoding 3-hydroxyacyl-CoA dehydrogenase/enoyl-CoA hydratase family protein, with protein sequence MSNLIIRKVAVLGAGVMGAQIAAHLINAKVPVLLFDLPAREGPKNAIALKAIENLKKLSPAPFGVKDDAQYIQPANYDDDIEKLAECDLVIEAIAERMDWKHDLYKKVAPHLAPNAIFATNTSGLSITSLSEGFPDELKARFCGVHFFNPPRYMHLVELIPTATTRPEILDQLESFLTSVVGKGVVRAKDTPNFIANRVGIFSILAVVTEAAKFGLRFDEVDDLTGARLGRAKSATFRTADVVGLDTMAHVIKTMQDTLKDDPFFPVYETPAVLAELVKKGALGQKTGAGFYKKEGKAIKVLDPKTGEYVDGSAKADELVGRILKRPAAERLKLLRESEHPQAQFLWAIFRDVYHYIGVHLESIADNARDVDLAIRWGFGWNEGPFEGWQTAGWKQVAEWVQEDIAAGKALSNVPLPSWVLEGPVAEKGGVHTNEGSWSPASQTFVPRSSLGVYDKQVFRAPLVGETSADPKTYGKTLFETDAVRAWVDDRAGENDVLIVSFKSKMNTIGPSVIDGLTQAIELAEKDYKGLVVWQPTSLKLGTPGGPFSAGANLEEAMPAFMMGGAKGIEPFVKKFQQGMLRVKYASVPVISAVSGIALGGGCELALHSVKRVAHIESYFGLVEVGVGLVPAGGGLKEAALRAAEAATQAGATNDLLKFVQKSFENAAMAKVSASALDARAMGYLKPSDTIVFNVFELLDIAKKEARALSVAGYRPPLRVTQVPVAGRSAIATIKASLVNMRDGRFISEHDYLIASRIAEAVCGGDVEAGSLVDEEWLLQLERRAFVDLLGTQKTQERIMGMLQTGKPVRN